A single region of the Tepidisphaeraceae bacterium genome encodes:
- a CDS encoding DUF167 domain-containing protein, with translation MNVGAAEQGFAREHPQGCQIALKVVPGASRSRIVGAMADGSLKVAVAKPPSGGQANAAVLALLAETLDMPARSLEIVSGKASARKHVLVRGLSATAARQRLLKGS, from the coding sequence ATGAATGTTGGAGCGGCCGAACAGGGCTTTGCGCGCGAGCATCCCCAGGGATGTCAGATCGCGTTGAAGGTGGTCCCCGGCGCGTCGCGGTCGCGCATCGTGGGTGCGATGGCCGACGGCTCGCTGAAGGTCGCGGTCGCTAAACCACCGAGCGGCGGGCAGGCCAACGCAGCGGTGCTGGCGCTTTTGGCCGAGACGCTGGACATGCCGGCGCGGTCGCTGGAGATCGTCAGTGGAAAGGCGTCGGCGCGAAAGCACGTGCTCGTTCGGGGCCTTTCAGCAACCGCGGCCCGGCAGCGATTGCTGAAAGGCAGTTGA